In Phocoena phocoena chromosome 3, mPhoPho1.1, whole genome shotgun sequence, a single window of DNA contains:
- the LOC136119967 gene encoding protocadherin beta-6 — MEMVQTKVHHKKRQVVIFIILILLWEAGSESIQYSILEETESGTFVANLTKDLGLTMGELAARAARVVFKGNRQYLQFDPETYDLLLNEKLDREELCGSTEPCVLPFQVLLENPLQFFQAALLIRDINDHAPEFPAREMLLKISEITMPGKVFPLKMAQDLDAGSNSLQSYKISSNPHFHVLTRNRKDGRKSPELVLDKALDREEQPELRLILTALDGGSPPRSGTTKIQIVVLDSNDNAPEFAQEFYEAQVPENSSLGSLVLTVSARDLDAGSFGEVSYALFQVDDVNQPFELNANTGEIRLRKTLDFEEFQSYQVDVEATDGGGLSGKCSLVIKVLDVNDNAPELTMSSLTNPIPENLPEIIVAVFSISDADSGHNQQVTCSIDDNLPFLLRPSVENFYTLVTEGALDRESRAEYNITITVTDMGTPRLKTEHNITVLVSDVNDNAPAFTQTSYTLSVRENNSPALHIGSVRATDRDEGANAQVTYSLLPTLDAHVPLASLVSINPDNGHLFALRSLDYEALRAFEFRVGAADRGSPALSSQALVRVLVVDDNDNAPFVLYPLQNASAPCTELVPRAAEAGYLVTKVVAVDGDSGQNAWLSYQLLKATEPGLFGVWAHNGEVRTARLLSERDAAKHRLVVLVKDNGEPPLSASVTLHVLLVDGFSQPYLPAPEAAAADAAPAAPLTVYLVVALASVSSLFVFSVLVFVAVRLCRRGGAASVGRCSVPEGPFPGHLVDVSGTGTLSQSYQYEVCLTGGPGTGEFKFLKPIHPNFPPQGTRREMEENPSVRNSFLFS, encoded by the coding sequence ATGGAGATGGTGCAAACAAAAGTACATCATAAGAAAAGGCAAGTGGTGATCTTCATTATATTGATTCTTTTGTGGGAGGCAGGTTCAGAATCGATTCAGTATTCTATACTGGAGGAGACAGAAAGTGGCACATTTGTGGCCAACCTGACAAAGGACCTGGGACTCACGATGGGAGAGCTGGCTGCCCGGGCCGCCCGAGTTGTTTTTAAGGGGAATAGGCAGTATTTGCAGTTTGATCCAGAGACCTATGATTTGCTGCTAAATGAAAAACTGGACCGGGAGGAGCTTTGCGGCTCTACTGAGCCCTGTGTGCTACCCTTCCAAGTGTTACTGGAAAATCCCTTGCAGTTTTTTCAGGCTGCCTTGCTAATTAGAGATATAAATGACCATGCCCCAGAGTTCCCCGCTAGAGAAATGCTACTAAAAATATCAGAAATTACTATGCCAGGAAAGGTATTTCCTTTGAAAATGGCACAGGATTTAGACGCTGGTAGCAACAGCCTTCAGAGCTACAAAATCAGCTCCAATCCTCACTTCCACGTTCTCACTCGGAACCGCAAGGACGGCAGGAAGTCCCCAGAGCTGGTACTGGACAAGGCGTTGGACCGTGAGGAGCAGCCCGAGCTCAGGCTAATCCTCACAGCGCTGGATGGCGGCTCTCCGCCCCGGTCTGGGACCACAAAAATTCAGATCGTGGTCTTGGACAGCAATGACAACGCCCCCGAGTTTGCTCAGGAGTTCTATGAGGCCCAAGTCCCTGAAAATAGCTCCCTGGGCTCTCTGGTTCTCACCGTCTCAGCGAGAGATTTAGACGCAGGATCCTTTGGGGAGGTATCTTATGCCCTATTTCAAGTCGATGATGTTAACCAACCCTTCGAATTAAACGCAAATACGGGAGAAATTCGACTGAGAAAGACATTGGATTTTGAGGAATTTCAATCATATCAGGTGGATGTTGAGGCCACAGATGGTGGGGGACTATCAGGAAAATGCAGTTTAGTCATCAAGGTCCTGGACGTGAATGACAATGCTCCCGAATTGACTATGTCGTCACTTACCAACCCCATCCCTGAAAACCTGCCTGAGATCATAGTGGCAGTTTTCAGTATATCAGATGCAGATTCTGGACATAACCAACAGGTTACTTGTTCTATAGATGACAATCTCCCCTTTCTTCTAAGACCATCCGTTGAAAATTTCTACACCTTGGTAACAGAAGGAGCGCTGGACAGAGAGAGCAGAGCCGAGTACaacatcaccatcaccgtcaCAGATATGGGAACCCCCAGGCTGAAAACCGAGCACAACATAACCGTGCTGGTGTCCGACGTCAACGACAACGCCCCCGCCTTCACCCAGACCTCCTACACCCTGTCCGTCCGCGAGAACAACAGCCCCGCCCTGCACATCGGCAGCGTCCGCGCCACAGACAGAGACGAGGGCGCCAACGCCCAGGTCACCTACTCGCTGCTGCCGACCCTCGACGCGCACGTGCCCCTGGCCTCCCTGGTGTCCATCAACCCGGACAACGGCCACCTGTTCGCCCTGAGGTCCCTGGACTACGAGGCCCTGCGGGCGTTCGAGTTCCGCGTGGGCGCCGCCGACCGCGGCTCGCCGGCGCTCAGCAGCCAGGCGCTGGTGCGCGTGCTCGTGGTGGACGACAACGACAACGCGCCTTTCGTGCTGTACCCGCTGCAGAACGCCTCGGCGCCCTGCACCGAGCTGGTGCCCAGGGCGGCCGAGGCGGGCTACCTGGTGACCAAGGTGGTGGCGGTGGACGGCGACTCGGGCCAGAACGCCTGGCTGTCGTACCAGCTGCTCAAGGCCACGGAGCCCGGCCTGTTCGGCGTGTGGGCGCACAACGGCGAGGTGCGCACGGCCCGGCTGCTGAGCGAGCGCGACGCGGCCAAGCACAGGCTGGTGGTGCTGGTCAAGGACAACGGCGAGCCGCCGCTCTCGGCCAGCGTCACGCTGCACGTGCTGCTGGTGGACGGCTTCTCGCAGCCCTACCTGCCGGCCCCGGAAGCGGCAGCGGCGGACGCGGCCCCGGCCGCCCCGCTCACCGTCTACCTGGTGGTGGCCTTGGCGTCGGTGTCGTCGCTCTTCGTCTTCTCGGTGCTGGTGTTCGTCGCGGTGCGGCTGTgcaggaggggcggggcggcCTCTGTGGGTCGCTGCTCGGTGCCCGAGGGCCCCTTTCCGGGCCACCTGGTGGACGTCAGCGGCACGGGGACCCTGTCCCAGAGCTACCAGTACGAGGTGTGTCTGACGGGAGGCCCTGGGACCGGCGAGTTCAAGTTTCTGAAACCTATTCACCCTAACTTCCCTCCCCAGGGCACTAGGAGGGAAATGGAGGAAAACCCCAGCGTTCGGAATAGTTTCCTGTTCAGTTAA
- the LOC136120008 gene encoding LOW QUALITY PROTEIN: protocadherin beta-7-like (The sequence of the model RefSeq protein was modified relative to this genomic sequence to represent the inferred CDS: inserted 3 bases in 2 codons; deleted 1 base in 1 codon; substituted 1 base at 1 genomic stop codon), translated as MEARVERALQQRQVLFLCVFLQVSWAGGEPLLYFLEEEAEKGTLLANLANDPGLGELSAWGPRIISDQNTGFLLLDPLTGDLFLNEKLDXQDLCGPTEPCVLPFQLLLEKPLQIFRAELWVRDINDHSSVFLDREIPLNILEVTTPGAAFLLESAQDSDVGTNNLRNYTISPNAYFHINVHDSGEGIIYPELVLDRLLDQEEVPELSLLLTALDGGSPPSSGTALVCILVLDINDNAPEFVQSLYKVQVPEDSLVVSLVVTMSARDLDTGSNGEIVYAFFYATERILKTFQINPTSGNLHXKAELNYEAMQIYTLTIQAKDGRGLSGKRTMVVQVTDINDNPPELLMSSLTTAIKENSPETVIAVFRIRDRDSGNNAKMVCSIQDNLPFVLKPSVENYYTLVTDSSLDREKRAEYNVTITVTDMGTPRLKTEHNITMLVSNVNDNAPAFTQTSYTLSVRENNSPALHIGSVRATDRDAGANAQVTYSLLPTLDPHAPLASLVSINPDNGHLFALRSLDYEALRAFEFRVGAADRGSPALSSQALVRMLVADDNDNAPFVLYPLQNASAPCTELVPRAAEAGYLVTKVVAVDGDSGQNAWLSYQLLKATEPGLFGVWAHNGEVRTAWLLSERDVAKHRLLLVLVKDNGEPPLSASVTLHVLLVDGFSQPYLPAPEAEAVDAAPAAPLTVYLVVALASVSSLFLFSVLAFVAVWLCRRGGAASVGRCSVPEGPFPGHLVDVSGTGTLSQSYQYSVCXGRYWASEFKFLKPIITNLTSQNIGRKVEEYPSYQNDFGF; from the exons ATGGAGGCCAGAGTGGAGCGTGCTCTGCAGCAAAGGCAAGTACtatttctttgtgtatttctgCAAGTGTCTTGGGCTGGTGGGGAACCACTACTGTATTTTCTGGAAgaggaagctgaaaaaggcaCCCTTCTGGCCAACCTAGCAAATGATCCGGGGTTGGGGGAACTATCAGCCTGGGGACCTAGAATCATTTCAGACCAGAATACAGGATTTTTACTACTCGATCCGCTTACTGGTGATTTATTTCTAAATGAGAAATTAGACTGACAGGACCTGTGTGGCCCCACAGAGCCTTGTGTGCTGCCTTTCCAGTTGTTACTGGAAAAACCTCTTCAGATTTTCCGTGCTGAATTATGGGTCAGAGACATCAATGATCATTCTTCAGTATTTCTAGATAGAGAGATTCCCTTGAACATATTAGAAGTTACCACTCCAGGGGCAGCATTTCTCCTAGAAAGTGCACAGGATTCAGATGTTGGAACCAACAACCTGAGAAACTACACCATCAGCCCCAATGCCTATTTCCACATTAATGTCCATGATAGTGGGGAGGGGATTATCTATCCTGAATTGGTGCTGGATAGACTGCTGGATCAAGAAGAGGTGCCTGAGCTCAGTTTACTCCTCACCGCCTTGGATGGTGGCTCTCCACCCAGCTCTGGAACTGCCCTGGTATGCATCCTGGTTTTGGACATCAATGACAACGCCCCTGAATTTGTACAGTCTCTCTACAAGGTGCAGGTGCCTGAGGATAGCCTTGTTGTCTCTCTGGTTGTCACCATGTCAGCTAGAGATTTAGATACCGGAAGTAACGGGGAAATAGTTTATGCATTTTTTTATGCTactgaaagaattctcaaaacattTCAAATCAATCCAACATCTGGCAATCTTC TTAAAGCTGAATTGAACTATGAGGCAATGCAAATTTATACATTAACTATTCAGGCCAAAGATGGCAGAGGACTTTCTGGAAAACGTACGATGGTGGTTCAGGTAACAGATATAAATGACAATCCACCAGAACTACTCATGTCATCACTTACTACAGCAATTAAAGAAAACTCACCTGAGACAGTCATAGCTGTTTTTAGGATTCGAGACAGAGATTCAGGAAACAATGCAAAGATGGTGTGCTCCATCCAAGACAATCTCCCCTTCGTCCTGAAGCCATCTGTAGAGAATTACTACACCCTGGTAACCGATAGCTCTCTGGACAGAGAGAAAAGAGCCGAGTACAACGTCACCATCACCGTCACTGACATGGGAACCCCCAGGCTGAAAACCGAGCACAACATAACCATGCTGGTGTCCAACGTCAACGACAACGCCCCCGCCTTCACCCAGACCTCCTACACCCTGTCCGTCCGCGAGAACAACAGCCCCGCCCTGCACATCGGCAGCGTCCGCGCCACAGACAGAGACGCGGGCGCCAACGCCCAGGTCACCTACTCGCTGCTGCCGACCCTCGACCCGCACGCGCCCCTGGCCTCCCTGGTGTCCATCAACCCAGACAACGGCCACCTGTTCGCCCTGAGGTCCCTGGACTACGAGGCCCTAAGGGCGTTCGAATTCCGCGTGGGCGCCGCCGACCGCGGCTCGCCCGCGCTCAGCAGCCAGGCGCTGGTGCGGATGCTCGTGGCGGACGACAACGACAATGCGCCCTTCGTGCTGTACCCGCTGCAGAACGCCTCGGCGCCCTGCACCGAGCTGGTGCCCAGGGCGGCCGAGGCGGGCTACCTGGTGACCAAGGTGGTGGCGGTGGACGGCGACTCGGGCCAGAACGCCTGGCTGTCGTACCAGCTGCTCAAGGCCACGGAGCCCGGGCTGTTCGGCGTGTGGGCGCACAACGGCGAGGTGCGCACGGCCTGGCTGCTGAGCGAGCGCGACGTGGCCAAGCACAGGCTGCTGCTGGTGCTGGTCAAGGACAACGGCGAGCCGCCGCTCTCGGCCAGCGTCACCCTGCACGTGCTGCTGGTGGACGGCTTCTCGCAGCCCTACCTGCCGGCCCCGGAAGCGGAAGCGGTGGACGCGGCCCCGGCCGCCCCTCTCACCGTCTACCTGGTGGTGGCCTTGGCGTCGGTGTCGTCGCTCTTCCTCTTCTCGGTGCTGGCGTTCGTCGCGGTGTGGCTGTgcaggaggggcggggcggcCTCGGTGGGTCGCTGCTCGGTGCCCGAGGGCCCCTTTCCGGGCCACCTGGTGGACGTCAGCGGCACGGGGACCCTGTCCCAGAGCTACCAGTATAGTGTCTG GGGGAGGTACTGGGCCAGCGAGTTCAAGTTCCTGAAGCCGATTATCACCAATCTCACATCCCAGAACATAGGCAGG AAAGTGGAAGAATATCCCTCATATCAGAATGATTTCGGTTTctga
- the LOC136120266 gene encoding protocadherin beta-8-like: MEVGWKLICRQRQVFFFFLFLGLAQAGSEFRHYSVVEETEGSSFVTNLAKDLGLGQGELSRRGARVISKGNKLYLQLDQETGDLLLNEKLDREELCGQTEPCMLRFQVLLENPLEFFQAELQVIDINDHAPVFMDRDMLLKISESSPPGTKFPLKNAQDMDVGRNNIENYTISPNSYFRVLTRKRSDGRKYPELVLDKVLDREEEPELRLTLTAQDGGSPPRFGTAQVSIEVVDINDNAPEFEPPFYRVQVPEDSPIGYLIVKVSATDIDTGVNREISYSLFQASEEISKTFEINAMTGEIRLKKQLDFETTQSYEVNIEARDTGSLSGKCTVLTQVMDVNDNAPEVTMSALTRQIPENSPETVVAVFSVSDLDSEENGKISCYIQDDLPFSLKSSIENFYTLVTERPLDRETRAEYNVTITVTDLGKPRLKTEHNITVLVSDVNDNAPAFTQTSYTLSVRENNSPALHIGSVRATDRDAGANAQVTYSLLPPLDAHVPLASLVSINPDNGHLFALRSLDYEALRAFEFRVGAADRGSPALSSQALVRVLVADDNDNAPFVLYPLQNVSAPCTELVPRAAEAGYLVTKVVAVDGDSGQNAWLSYQLLKATEPGLFGVWAHNGEVRTARLLSERDAAKHRLLVLVKDNGEPPLSASVTLHVLLVDGFSQPYLPAPEAAAADAAPAAPLTVYLVVALASVSSLFVFSVLVFVAVRLCRRGGAASVGRCSVPEGHFPGHLVDVSGTGTLSQSYQYEVCLKGGSGTSEFKFLKPTVTNFQGHSPGPDIEETPNFRKDFGFSNQ; the protein is encoded by the coding sequence ATGGAGGTTGGCTGGAAGCTCATTTGCAGACAAAGgcaagtctttttcttctttctcttcttgggCTTAGCTCAGGCGGGCTCTGAATTTAGGCATTATTCTGTGGTGGAGGAAACTGAAGGGAGCTCTTTTGTAACCAATTTAGCAAAAGACCTGGGTCTGGGGCAGGGGGAACTTTCCAGGCGGGGAGCTAGGGTcatttccaaaggaaacaaaCTGTATCTGCAGCTCGATCAGGAGACTGGGGATTTACTGCTAAATGAAAAACTGGACCGCGAAGAACTGTGTGGTCAGACAGAGCCCTGTATGCTGCGTTTCCAGGTGTTGCTAGAGAATCCCTTAGAGTTTTTTCAAGCTGAGCTACAGGTAATAGACATAAATGACCATGCTCCGGTGTTCATGGACAGAGATATGTTGCTAAAAATATCagagagcagtcctcctgggacTAAGTTTCCTCTGAAGAACGCTCAGGACATGGATGTAGGCCGAAACAATATTGAAAACTATACAATCAGTCCCAACTCCTATTTCCGGGTCCTCACCCGCAAACGCAGCGATGGCAGGAAATATCCGGAACTTGTGCTGGACAAAGTGCTGGATCGGGAGGAGGAACCTGAGCTCAGGTTAACCCTCACTGCTCAGGATGGCGGTTCTCCACCCCGGTTTGGCACCGCTCAGGTCTCCATCGAAGTCGTGGACATCAACGATAATGCCCCTGAATTTGAGCCGCCTTTCTATAGGGTGCAGGTCCCCGAGGACAGTCCTATAGGCTACTTGATTGTCAAAGTCTCCGCTACGGATATAGACACAGGAGTCAATAGAGAGATTTCCTATTCACTTTTCCAGGCTTCAGAAGAGATTAGCAAAACCTTTGAGATCAACGCCATGACAGGAGAAATTCGACTGAAAAAACAACTTGATTTCGAAACAACTCAGTCTTATGAGGTCAATATCGAGGCCAGAGATACTGGAAGTCTTTCTGGGAAATGCACCGTTCTGACTCAAGTCATGGATGTGAACGACAATGCTCCAGAAGTCACCATGTCTGCACTTACCAGGCAGATCCCCGAGAACTCTCCTGAGACTGTGGTTGCAGTTTTCAGTGTTTCAGATCTTGATTCTGAAGAGAATGGGAAAATAAGTTGCTACATTCAGGACGATCTACCTTTTTCCCTTAAATCTTCCATAGAAAACTTTTATACCCTAGTAACAGAGAGACCGCTAGACAGAGAGACCAGAGCAGAATACAACGTCACCATCACCGTCACGGACTTGGGGAAACCCAGGCTGAAAACCGAGCACAACATAACCGTGCTGGTGTCCGACGTCAACGACAACGCCCCCGCCTTCACCCAGACCTCCTACACCCTGTCCGTCCGCGAGAACAACAGCCCCGCCCTGCACATCGGCAGCGTCCGCGCCACAGACAGAGACGCGGGCGCCAACGCCCAGGTCACCTACTCGCTGCTGCCGCCCCTCGACGCGCACGTGCCCCTGGCCTCCCTGGTGTCCATCAACCCGGACAACGGCCACCTGTTCGCCCTGAGGTCCCTGGACTACGAGGCCCTGCGGGCGTTCGAGTTCCGCGTGGGCGCCGCCGACCGCGGCTCGCCCGCGCTCAGCAGCCAGGCGCTGGTGCGCGTGCTCGTGGCGGACGACAACGACAACGCGCCTTTCGTGCTGTACCCGCTGCAGAACGTCTCGGCGCCCTGCACTGAGCTGGTGCCCAGGGCGGCCGAGGCGGGTTACCTGGTGACCAAGGTGGTGGCGGTGGACGGCGACTCGGGCCAGAACGCCTGGCTGTCGTACCAGCTGCTCAAGGCCACGGAGCCCGGCCTGTTCGGCGTGTGGGCGCACAACGGCGAGGTGCGCACGGCCCGGCTGCTGAGCGAGCGCGACGCGGCCAAGCACAGGCTGCTGGTGCTGGTCAAGGACAACGGTGAGCCGCCGCTCTCGGCCAGCGTCACGCTACACGTACTGCTGGTGGACGGCTTCTCGCAGCCCTACCTGCCGGCCCCGGAAGCGGCAGCGGCGGACGCGGCCCCGGCCGCCCCTCTCACCGTCTACCTGGTGGTGGCCTTGGCGTCGGTGTCGTCGCTCTTCGTCTTCTCGGTGCTGGTGTTCGTCGCGGTGCGGCTGTgcaggaggggcggggcggcCTCGGTGGGTCGCTGCTCGGTGCCCGAGGGCCACTTTCCGGGCCACCTGGTGGACGTCAGCGGCACGGGGACCCTGTCCCAGAGCTACCAGTACGAGGTGTGTCTGAAGGGGGGCTCTGGGACCAGCGAGTTCAAGTTTCTGAAGCCAACTGTGACCAATTTTCAGGGCCATTCCCCTGGCCCAGATATAGAAGAAACCCCCAACTTTAGGAAGGATTTTGGTTTCAGTAATCAGTGA
- the LOC136120000 gene encoding protocadherin beta-17-like gives METPLPKATQKRQVTAIIILLLLWEVGGAVIKYSVLEERHSGSFVANLAKDLGLGLGELASRGARILSRGNKQHLQVEHKSGNLLLKEKLDREELCGDMDPCILHFQVLLKNPVQFIQGELQLQDVNDHAPEFLENEIRLKISESSHTGTAFPLKIAQDLDVGSNTVQNYTISTNFHFHLFTRNRSDGRKYPELVLAKELDREEQPELRLTLTALDGGSPPKTGTSQVLIMVLDINDNAPEFARQLYEVQIPENSSIGSLVITVSARDLDAGTHGELSYSFFQSSSQVIQAFEINTVTGDIRLKKMLDFEEIRSYRMEIEASDGGGLSGKCTVAIEVTDVNDNAPELTMSLLMNDIPENTPDTVVAIFGISDPDAGDNGKMMCYIQDHLPFLLKISVENFYTLVTEGALDRESRTEYNITITVTDMGTPRLKTEHNITVLVSDVNDNAPAFTQTSYTLSVRENNSPALHIGSVRATDRDEGANAQVTYSLLPPLDAHVPLASLVSINPDNGHLFALRSLDYEALRAFEFRVGAADRGSPALSSQALVRVLVVDDNDNAPFVLYPLQNASAPCTELVPRAAEAGYLVTKVVAVDGDSGQNAWLSYQLLKATEPGLFGVWAHNGEVRTARLLSERDAAKHRLVVLVKDNGEPPLSASVTLHVLLVDGFSQPYLPAPEAAAADAAPAAPLTVYLVVALASVSSLFLLSVLVFVAVWLCRRGRAASEGRCSVPEGPFPDHLLGVSGTGTLSQSYQYEVCLTGGSGTREFKCLKPLVPNIMGEGVGTDTEENSNFRNHLGFN, from the coding sequence ATGGAGACGCCGCTACCCAAAGCGACGCAAAAAAGGCAAGTGACTGCCATTATTATTCTATTACTATTGTGGGAGGTGGGTGGTGCGGTCATTAAGTATTCCGTTCTAGAAGAGAGACACAGCGGCTCATTTGTGGCCAACCTAGCAAAAGATCTGGGGTTGGGCTTAGGAGAGCTGGCCTCGCGGGGCGCCCGGATTCTTTCCAGAGGGAATAAACAGCATTTGCAAGTCGAGCACAAGAGTGGGAATTTGCTCCTAAAAGAAAAACTGGACCGGGAAGAGTTGTGCGGTGACATGGATCCATGTATACTGCATTTCCAGGTGTTACTGAAAAACCCGGTGCAGTTTATTCAAGGTGAATTACAGCTCCAAGACGTAAATGACCATGCCCCTGAGTTCCTGGAAAATGAAATCCGACTGAAAATCTCAGAAAGTAGCCATACAGGAACCGCATTTCCTTTGAAAATAGCTCAAGATTTAGATGTGGGCAGTAACACAGTTCAGAACTACACAATTAGCACCAACTTCCATTTCCACCTTTTCACTCGAAATCGCAGCGACGGCAGGAAATACCCGGAGCTGGTGCTGGCCAAAGAGCTGGACCGTGAGGAGCAGCCAGAGCTCAGGTTAACCCTCACGGCGCTGGATGGTGGGTCACCGCCAAAgactgggacttcccaggtgcTCATCATGGTCCTGGACATAAATGACAACGCCCCTGAATTTGCTCGGCAGCTCTACGAGGTGCAGATCCCAGAGAACAGCTCTATAGGTTCCCTTGTCATCACTGTCTCTGCCAGAGATTTGGATGCTGGGACCCACGGAGAGCTCTCCTACTCATTTTTCCAATCATCAAGTCAAGTCATTCAGGCCTTCGAAATCAACACAGTAACGGGGGATAttcgattaaaaaaaatgttggattTTGAGGAAATTCGATCTTACCGTATGGAAATTGAGGCCTCAGACGGTGGGGGTCTTTCAGGAAAATGCACTGTAGCCATAGAAGTGACGGATGTAAACGACAACGCCCCTGAATTGACCATGTCATTACTCATGAATGATATCCCAGAAAACACCCCTGACACTGTGGTCGCTATTTTCGGAATTTCAGATCCAGACGCCGGGGACAATGGCAAAATGATGTGTTACATCCAAGACCATCTCCCATTCCTTCTGAAAATTTCTGTAGAAAATTTCTACACCTTGGTAACAGAAGGAGCGCTGGACAGAGAGAGCAGAACCGAGTACaacatcaccatcaccgtcaCAGATATGGGAACTCCCAGGCTGAAAACCGAGCACAACATAACCGTGCTGGTGTCCGACGTCAACGACAACGCCCCCGCCTTCACCCAGACCTCCTACACCCTGTCCGTCCGCGAGAACAACAGCCCCGCCCTGCACATCGGCAGCGTCCGCGCCACAGACAGAGACGAGGGCGCCAACGCCCAGGTCACCTACTCGCTGCTGCCGCCCCTCGACGCGCACGTGCCCCTGGCCTCCCTGGTGTCCATCAACCCAGACAACGGCCACCTGTTCGCCCTGAGGTCCCTGGACTACGAGGCCCTAAGGGCGTTCGAGTTCCGCGTGGGCGCCGCCGACCGCGGCTCGCCCGCGCTCAGCAGCCAGGCGCTGGTGCGCGTGCTCGTGGTGGACGACAACGACAACGCGCCCTTCGTGCTGTACCCGCTGCAGAACGCCTCGGCGCCCTGCACCGAGCTGGTGCCCAGGGCGGCCGAGGCGGGCTACCTGGTGACCAAGGTGGTGGCGGTGGACGGCGACTCGGGCCAGAACGCCTGGCTGTCGTACCAGCTGCTCAAGGCCACGGAGCCCGGCCTGTTCGGCGTGTGGGCGCACAACGGCGAGGTGCGCACGGCCCGGCTGCTGAGCGAGCGCGACGCGGCCAAGCACAGGCTGGTGGTGCTGGTCAAGGACAACGGCGAGCCGCCGCTCTCGGCCAGCGTCACGCTGCACGTGCTGCTGGTGGACGGCTTCTCGCAGCCCTACCTGCCGGCCCCGGAAGCGGCAGCGGCGGACGCGGCCCCGGCCGCCCCTCTCACCGTCTACCTGGTGGTGGCCTTGGCGTCGGTGTCGTCGCTCTTCCTCTTATCGGTGCTGGTGTTCGTCGCGGTGTGGCTGTGCAGGAGGGGCAGGGCGGCCTCGGAGGGTCGCTGCTCGGTGCCCGAGGGCCCCTTTCCGGACCACCTACTGGGCGTCAGCGGCACGGGGACCCTGTCCCAGAGCTACCAGTACGAGGTGTGTCTGACGGGAGGCTCCGGGACCAGGGAGTTCAAGTGTCTGAAACCTCTTGTCCCCAACATCATGGGTGAAGGGGTTGGTACGGACACCGAGGAAAACTCGAACTTTAGAAACCATTTGGGGTTCAATTAA